TTTGTCTTCAACCTAATAGGCTGAAAGCAGAAAGACTCGTGTTAGGTTTAGCTCCTATTCAATTATTGGAGCTAAACTATTTTTTGGTAAAAGTTGTTTAGTGCTTCTATTGTATCAACATAAGACAATATACAGCATAAATTACGGACTTTTAATACTATGAGAGAAGGTGTAAGCCCTGTAATGAGATTTTGGAAACTGCTGACCCCCTACCAAAAAGAGATTTATCAAATCTATTTATATGCAGTTTTGAATGGTTTGGTCAATCTTTCGCTCCCGCTTGGAATACAGGCAATTATTAATCTTATTCAAGGAGGTGAAGTTTCCACCTCTTGGATGATATTGGTCAGTTTTGTATTGATTGGCATTGCGATTACGGGTACTTTGCAGGTACTCCAACTGCGTATTGTAGAAGATATTCAACAAAATATTTTCGCCCGCTCTTCTTTTGAGTTCGCCTTTAGAATTCCCAAAATCAAACTTTCTGAATTGGATCAAATTCACGCTCCTGAATTGGTCAACAGATTTTTCGATACACTAACCATCCAAAAAGGACTGCCTAAAATATTGATTGATTTCTCTTTGGCATCCTTTCAGGTCATTTTCGGACTCCTTTTGTTAGCGGTTTACAGTTCCTATTTCATCATTTTGGGAATTTTTCTTTGTTTCATACTGTGGCTGATTTTTAAAATAACAGGGCCAAAAGGTTTGGAAACGAGCTTGAAAGAAAGCAAATACAAGTACCAATTGGCGCATTGGTTGGAGGAAACGGCAAGAACCAATAAGAGCTTCAAACTCGCTTCGGATACTAATTTTCATTTGCAGAAAACCGATGACATTGCCATCAATTACTTGGAGGCAAGAGAAAAACACTTCAAAGTTTTAATGGGGCAGTTTCAATATTTCATTGGCTTCAAAATCATTGTTGCTGCGGGATTGTTGGTATTAGGGAGTATTTTGGTTTTTCAAGAGCAAATGAATATCGGTCAATTTGTAGCAGCCGAAATCATCATTATTTTGATTATCAACTCTGTCGAAAAAATCATCCGAATTATTGACACAATCTATGATGTATTGACCGCCTTGGAGAAAATAGGCTATGTAACCGATTTGGACTTAGACCAACAAGAAGGAGACCTATCCATACCTTCCGAAAGTGGCATTTCTTTGGAAGTGAACAATTTGGAATTTGGTTATCCAGACATGAAGCAGAAACTTATCAAAGATCTTTCTTTTTCCATCGAAGCAGGCGCAAAGGTGACGATTGCAGGAAACAGTGGAAGCGGAAAATCTACCTTGCTGCATCTTATTGCAGGACTTTTCGATTTTGACGAAGGAGAAATATTGATGAATGAGATGCCGATTCACAACTTCAAAAAGGAAAAATTATTTGAAAACATTGGATTCTATTTTCCCTCCAATCAACTTTTTGAAGGAACGATTTATGAAAATATCACTATGGGCAGGTCTATTTTAAACGAAGATTTTTTTGAAGTCATCAACCAATTAGGTTTGAAGCAATACATTGGCAAACAGCCTAAAGGTATAGATACATCTATCAAACCAGAGGGAAAACAATTGCCTAGAAGCGTCATTCAAAAACTCTTGATTGCCCGAACGATTGTTCACAAACCCAAACTTGTGATTATGGAAGATCCATTGCAGTCGGTAGAGGATAGCGAAAAGAACCAAATCATAGACTATATCATGCACCCAAGACACACTTGGACGGTTTTGGTGGTGGGAGATTATCCTTATTGGAGGAAAAAAAGTACACAAATTATTGAACTCACTTAGAAGAAAATAACCCATGCTAAATATTTCGGAAAACAGCATAAACGCATTGGTTAATTTGCAGAATTCTAAGGCATTTAACCTCTTACGTAAGAAGAAAATAAGCAGATTGCCACTGTACGTTGCATTGGGAATCATCGCCATTGCAGTCATCTGTCTGTTTCTTCCTTGGACTCAAAATATTCAAGGAAAAGGCTATGTCACCACCTTATCACCCGCCCAAAAACCGCAGGCTATTCAGTCGGTTATTTCAGGTAAACTCGAAAAATGGTTTGTCCGAGAAGGCGATTTCGTTGAGGCTGGCGATACCATTGTGTATGTGTCGGAGGTGAAAAGTGAGTATTTTGACCCCGAATTGGTGGAACGAACACAGGAACAGGTCAATGCAAAATCGGAAAGTGTGGGGTCGTATGCGGGTAAAGTCAAATCTTTGGAGGAACAATACGGCGCATTACTCGAAGCCCGTAAGTTCAAATTGCAGCAAACAGAAAACAAAATCAGGCAGGCTTACATGAAAATTACGAGCGACAGCATGGATTTGGTAGCCTTCAAAACAAACCAAGACATTGCCGAAAAGCAGTTTGTGCGGACAAATGAACTCTACGAAAAGGGCTTGAAATCTTTGACCGATTTGGAAACCAAAAAGCTGAAATGGCAGGAAACACAAGCCAAAGTGACGGTGCAAGAAAACAAGCTGCTCGCTCAAAAAAATGAACTGCAAAACCTTCAAATTGAACTTTCGGCAGTCCAAAGTGACTATGCAGACAAGTTGGCAAAATCGCAATCGGATAAGTTTTCGGCATTGTCTAATCAACTCGATGCTACTGCAACAACTTCAAAACTTCAAAACCAACTGAGCAATTACAGCGAACGTCAAAAACTCTACTACATCACCGCTCCGCAGGCTGGCTATGTCACCAAAGCCATCAAAAAAGGACTGGGTGAAATCATCAAAGAAGGCACTGACATTGTGACGATTATGCCCGATGTGTATGACTTAGCGGTAGAAATGTATGTCAAACCTCAAGACTTGCCGCTACTCGAAAAAGGCAAAAATGTTCGACTGCAATTTGACGGATGGCCTGCAATGGTATTCAGTGGATGGCCCAATTCCTCTTTTGGCACTTTCTCTGGTGAAGTCTTTGCGATTGACCAATTTATCAGCGATAATAACAAATACCGTTTGATTATTTCGCCCAACGATTCTGAAAAGCCTTGGCCGAGTTTGTTGAGAGTTGGCTCTGGCACAAGGGCTTTTATTCTGCTCAATGATGTACCTTTGTGGTACGAACTGTGGCGACAACTCAATGGCTTTCCCCCCGATTTTTATGAAAAAGGGGCGAAAGAATCCGAAATCAAACGCAAGGCACCCTTAAAATCTGTGAAGTAAATGCAATTTTATTCCCGAAAACTTATCAAGCCAGGAGATCTCAATGCCCGAAACACCCTTTTTGGCGGCGCACTCCTCAGATGGATAGACGAGGAAGCGGGCATCTATGCGATGACCAAACTCGACTCCAAAGAGGTCGTTACCAAATACATGTCTGAAATTAACTTTGTAAGTTCGGGCAAACAAGGCGATGTGGTCGAAATTGGCTTGGCATTCAAGGCGATTGGTCGGACTTCCATCACCTTCTCGTGTGAAGTCAGAAATGTATTCAGCAAGAAAACCATCATCACAATTGACAACATTGTGTTTGTGAAAGTAGATGAAAATGGAGTCGCTACGCCACATGGCAAGACATTAGAAAACATGGAATTACGGAAAGACTAAATTTAGGAATGAAGAAATCATTTTTGTATCACATTGCTGCAATAGGCTGTTTTTTAATAGGGAGTGTTTCGAGTTCGGCACAAAACGATTCGATTGTATTGACCTACAATGTTTTTCTCAAAAATGTCTTGGCGCATCATCCGCTCTCTCAACAAGCAGACCTTCAATCCGATTTTTCAGAAGCAGCCTGGTTGTCTGCCAAAGGTAAGTTTGACCCCAAGTTGTCCTCCAATTGGAACGAAAAATACTTTGCCGACAAGCACTACTATAAAATTTTTGAAGCGGGGTTTCAGATTCCTACATGGTATGGATTGACCATTGCAGGGGGGTATGAGAACACGGAAGGTGTATTTTTGAATCCCGAAAATAAGACCGATAAAAATGGAC
This window of the Chitinophagales bacterium genome carries:
- a CDS encoding ABC transporter ATP-binding protein → MREGVSPVMRFWKLLTPYQKEIYQIYLYAVLNGLVNLSLPLGIQAIINLIQGGEVSTSWMILVSFVLIGIAITGTLQVLQLRIVEDIQQNIFARSSFEFAFRIPKIKLSELDQIHAPELVNRFFDTLTIQKGLPKILIDFSLASFQVIFGLLLLAVYSSYFIILGIFLCFILWLIFKITGPKGLETSLKESKYKYQLAHWLEETARTNKSFKLASDTNFHLQKTDDIAINYLEAREKHFKVLMGQFQYFIGFKIIVAAGLLVLGSILVFQEQMNIGQFVAAEIIIILIINSVEKIIRIIDTIYDVLTALEKIGYVTDLDLDQQEGDLSIPSESGISLEVNNLEFGYPDMKQKLIKDLSFSIEAGAKVTIAGNSGSGKSTLLHLIAGLFDFDEGEILMNEMPIHNFKKEKLFENIGFYFPSNQLFEGTIYENITMGRSILNEDFFEVINQLGLKQYIGKQPKGIDTSIKPEGKQLPRSVIQKLLIARTIVHKPKLVIMEDPLQSVEDSEKNQIIDYIMHPRHTWTVLVVGDYPYWRKKSTQIIELT
- a CDS encoding HlyD family efflux transporter periplasmic adaptor subunit, which gives rise to MLNISENSINALVNLQNSKAFNLLRKKKISRLPLYVALGIIAIAVICLFLPWTQNIQGKGYVTTLSPAQKPQAIQSVISGKLEKWFVREGDFVEAGDTIVYVSEVKSEYFDPELVERTQEQVNAKSESVGSYAGKVKSLEEQYGALLEARKFKLQQTENKIRQAYMKITSDSMDLVAFKTNQDIAEKQFVRTNELYEKGLKSLTDLETKKLKWQETQAKVTVQENKLLAQKNELQNLQIELSAVQSDYADKLAKSQSDKFSALSNQLDATATTSKLQNQLSNYSERQKLYYITAPQAGYVTKAIKKGLGEIIKEGTDIVTIMPDVYDLAVEMYVKPQDLPLLEKGKNVRLQFDGWPAMVFSGWPNSSFGTFSGEVFAIDQFISDNNKYRLIISPNDSEKPWPSLLRVGSGTRAFILLNDVPLWYELWRQLNGFPPDFYEKGAKESEIKRKAPLKSVK
- a CDS encoding hotdog domain-containing protein, encoding MQFYSRKLIKPGDLNARNTLFGGALLRWIDEEAGIYAMTKLDSKEVVTKYMSEINFVSSGKQGDVVEIGLAFKAIGRTSITFSCEVRNVFSKKTIITIDNIVFVKVDENGVATPHGKTLENMELRKD